A single Streptomyces sp. Edi2 DNA region contains:
- the mshB gene encoding N-acetyl-1-D-myo-inositol-2-amino-2-deoxy-alpha-D-glucopyranoside deacetylase, with protein MSPQPAPSRSVPSGGSASSPASSRRLLLVHAHPDDESIVNGVTMAKYAAEGALVTLVTCTLGEEGEVIPPELAHLAPDRDDTLGPYRAGELAAAMEALGVTDHRFLGGPGRYRDSGMMGAVQNERPDAFWQAPLDEAAADLVAVIREVRPQVLVAYDPDGGYGHPDHIQAHRVAMRGAELAAQADFRPELGGAHAIGKIYWNCTPRSVVEEGFARLHAAGHGFPGVATVDDVPGVVPDSEVTAALHGDPAQIAAKTAAMRAHYTQIAVDGPFFALSNDLGQPLFGSEHYRLVHGVPGAAVGAHEDDLFAGVSEMLGMEESVRIEEVAE; from the coding sequence ATGAGTCCTCAGCCCGCTCCGTCCCGGTCGGTCCCCTCCGGGGGAAGCGCTTCGAGCCCGGCTTCTTCCCGCCGGCTGCTGCTGGTGCATGCGCACCCCGACGACGAGTCGATCGTCAATGGCGTGACCATGGCCAAGTACGCGGCCGAAGGTGCGCTGGTCACCCTGGTGACCTGCACGCTCGGCGAGGAGGGCGAGGTCATCCCGCCCGAGCTCGCGCACCTCGCGCCGGACCGTGACGACACCCTCGGCCCGTACCGCGCCGGCGAGCTGGCCGCGGCGATGGAGGCCCTGGGCGTCACGGACCACCGCTTCCTCGGCGGTCCTGGCCGCTACCGGGACTCCGGGATGATGGGCGCGGTGCAAAACGAGCGGCCGGACGCCTTCTGGCAGGCCCCGCTCGACGAGGCGGCCGCCGATCTGGTGGCCGTGATCCGGGAGGTCAGGCCGCAGGTCCTGGTCGCCTACGACCCGGACGGCGGGTACGGCCATCCCGATCACATCCAGGCCCACCGGGTGGCGATGCGCGGTGCCGAGCTGGCCGCGCAGGCGGATTTCCGGCCCGAGCTGGGCGGTGCGCATGCGATCGGGAAGATCTACTGGAACTGCACCCCCCGGTCCGTGGTCGAGGAGGGCTTCGCGCGGCTGCACGCGGCCGGTCACGGCTTCCCCGGAGTCGCCACCGTCGACGATGTGCCGGGCGTGGTGCCGGACTCCGAGGTCACGGCGGCCCTCCACGGTGATCCTGCGCAGATCGCCGCCAAGACGGCGGCGATGCGGGCGCACTACACCCAGATCGCGGTCGACGGGCCGTTCTTCGCGCTCTCCAACGACTTGGGCCAGCCGCTGTTCGGCTCGGAACACTATCGGCTGGTGCACGGTGTCCCGGGCGCCGCGGTGGGCGCACACGAGGACGATCTGTTCGCGGGTGTGAGCGAAATGCTGGGTATGGAGGAGAGTGTCCGTATCGAGGAGGTGGCGGAATGA
- a CDS encoding DUF6113 family protein, whose protein sequence is MSAAKGGGGDAGENGRAAAGKGGAAAGGKGDAASGGKGGAASREGQRSRAGSGGGPGVRSGVPVVPSAGAALTAPLTPGRVGIYVLLLVAGVLVALAGTLVQAAWFPGGLVLALAGVAGLFYGGVRATGTSAGVLVPGGAWLVTVFLLLGNVRPEGDFLFGAGVGSYIFLLGGILVAVICATAAQMRTTGARYGRVGG, encoded by the coding sequence ATGAGTGCGGCGAAGGGCGGCGGGGGCGACGCCGGAGAAAACGGCCGGGCGGCCGCCGGTAAGGGTGGTGCGGCCGCCGGTGGCAAGGGTGACGCGGCTTCCGGTGGCAAGGGCGGCGCGGCCTCCCGTGAGGGGCAGCGGTCGAGGGCGGGCTCGGGCGGCGGGCCCGGTGTGCGGTCCGGTGTCCCCGTGGTGCCGTCGGCCGGTGCCGCGCTGACCGCGCCGCTGACGCCGGGCCGGGTGGGCATATATGTGCTTCTTCTGGTCGCGGGCGTGCTGGTCGCCCTCGCCGGAACGCTGGTACAAGCGGCCTGGTTCCCCGGCGGGTTGGTACTGGCGCTGGCCGGGGTCGCCGGCCTCTTCTACGGTGGCGTCCGGGCGACCGGCACCTCCGCGGGCGTGCTGGTGCCCGGAGGGGCCTGGCTGGTGACGGTGTTCCTGCTGCTCGGCAACGTCCGGCCGGAAGGCGACTTTCTTTTCGGTGCGGGGGTCGGTTCGTACATCTTCCTGCTGGGCGGCATCCTGGTCGCTGTGATCTGTGCCACCGCCGCCCAGATGCGCACGACGGGCGCCCGGTACGGGCGAGTTGGCGGATGA